acaaggactaaataaatggttttatttgagggtaaaattggattttaaaatttttctctctcctcctttatctaattttaacggaaaataggacTATTTCGTTTAcgaaaataaaacataaggacgttttaatacgtttttaaaaatacagagactgacttattaataatggcaatatccagAGATTAAATCATAAATTACCCAAGAAAAAATCAATATATATGGAGAGAAATCCGCCACCATTACTAAATGACAACGATGATAATAATGAAGTATGTTGAATAAATGGGCTCCACAAACAACAGAAGAAATCAACATATGTGCAGAGAAATCATCCAATAAAAATCTCATCAACAGAAGAAATCAACATATGTGGAGAGAAATCATCCAATAAAAATCTCATCCATAAACAGTAAGAGTTGATgagattttaataattaaatttcttgtatttaaaaaaaaataaatataatcaaaatttgaCACGGATCATTATTGGCCATAGTTTTTGTCTGCAAACAATAtgtgaattaattaataacaaaCAAATAGGTAGGCCATTGCACTTGCCATACTCAAAATAGTCAAATTAGATCTTGTATTTATATCCATAAAGGCGCTAGAAGCAAACTGCAACTCTCAAATTCAGAGCCTGCATGCGATATTGTTagagagagtgagagagagCAGTGATGGCTCCCAAGAGATGCAGCAGAGTGGTGCTGGTTCCATGCCCATTCCAAGGCCATATTAGTCCAATGCTTCAACTTGGAACCATCCTCCACAACAGGGGCTTCTCCATCACCATTGTTCATACCCAACTCAACTCTCCTAAACCCTCTAACCACCCTGATTTTGATTTCCAATTTATACCAGAAGGCTTGTCCAAACAAGAAATTGCCTCTTTCAATGTAGTTGATGTCATTTTGGCCTTGAATGAAAGATGCAGGATTCCCTTGCAGGAATGCTTGATACAGAGGGAGTCTCGTGAAGATAttacatgcatcatatatgatGACCTTATGTACTTTTCAGAAGAAGTGGCCAATCATCTCAACATTCCAAGCATTGTTTTGCGCACTAGCAGTGCAGCCAGCCTCCTTTCTCGCCTCGCCATTCTccaactcaaggatgaaggttACATCCCCTTTCCAGGTATATACGTATTTACAATTTTAAGTCTTAATTAAGTCTGCTTATCCATAACATTCTAACAGAACTTGGATATAGATGCCATGTCACAGGACCAAGTACCTGGATTTCCCACCTTAAGGTTCAAGGATCTACCTATTTGCAATTTTGGAACACCAGAAAATTTCTATCAGCTATTGGCTCATATGTGCGACATCAAAACATCTTCAGCTGTCATTTGGAATACCATGGATTGCCTCGAAGAATCGCTACTGGTTGAGCAGCAGCTAAAGCAATTTCCTATTCCAATCTTCACAATAGGCCCTATGCATAAATTTGCACCAGCATGTTCTAGCAGTCTACTAAAAGAAGATAGTAGCTGCATTGAATGGCTTGACAAGCAAGATCCTAATTCTGTTCTTTACATAAGTTTAGGAAGCATGGCTTCCACAAATGAGAAAGAATTGGCTGAAATGGCTTGGGGTCTTGCCAACAGCAAGCAGCCTTTCTTGTGGGTGATTAGGCCTGGTTCAATACACGGTTCAGAGTGGATCGAATCATTACCCGAAGGTTTCATGGAAACTGTTGGAGAAAGAGGGTGCATTGTGAAATGGGCACCACAAAGGGAAGTGTTGGCACATCCTTCAGTGGGAGGATTTTGGACACATTGTGGTTGGAATTCAACCTTAGAGACCATATCCGAAGGGGTTCCAATGATTTGCAGaccatgttttgcagatcaAATGGTAACCGCGAGATTTGTGAGTCATGTTTGGAGAATAGGATTGCAATTGGAGAATGAGTTGGAGAGAAATGAGATAGAAAGAGTTGTGAGAAGGTTGATGGTAGAAGAAGAAGGGGAAGAAATTAGGAAAAGGGCTGAGGATTTGAAAGAAAGCGTAGAATGTTGTTTCAAGAAAGGAGGTTCCTCCTACAATTCTCTAAGTAAATTAGTAGAGTTTATGTTATCTTAGTAGCCTAAGTTGCTTGCCTTCCGTCATAACTTCCATTTCTTTTGTGCAGTATGACGGTGATAAATAATAAACAATGAAGTGGACTTAGTGTTTTTGTATATTATgtctaattttaaaagttagaaGTATCGAATCTTACCTATTACATAATGTTAAATTTGAGATTGATCATGG
This is a stretch of genomic DNA from Manihot esculenta cultivar AM560-2 chromosome 2, M.esculenta_v8, whole genome shotgun sequence. It encodes these proteins:
- the LOC110605186 gene encoding UDP-glucose iridoid glucosyltransferase, which encodes MAPKRCSRVVLVPCPFQGHISPMLQLGTILHNRGFSITIVHTQLNSPKPSNHPDFDFQFIPEGLSKQEIASFNVVDVILALNERCRIPLQECLIQRESREDITCIIYDDLMYFSEEVANHLNIPSIVLRTSSAASLLSRLAILQLKDEGYIPFPDAMSQDQVPGFPTLRFKDLPICNFGTPENFYQLLAHMCDIKTSSAVIWNTMDCLEESLLVEQQLKQFPIPIFTIGPMHKFAPACSSSLLKEDSSCIEWLDKQDPNSVLYISLGSMASTNEKELAEMAWGLANSKQPFLWVIRPGSIHGSEWIESLPEGFMETVGERGCIVKWAPQREVLAHPSVGGFWTHCGWNSTLETISEGVPMICRPCFADQMVTARFVSHVWRIGLQLENELERNEIERVVRRLMVEEEGEEIRKRAEDLKESVECCFKKGGSSYNSLSKLVEFMLS